One Eurosta solidaginis isolate ZX-2024a chromosome 5, ASM4086904v1, whole genome shotgun sequence DNA segment encodes these proteins:
- the LOC137254489 gene encoding putative nuclease HARBI1, with protein sequence MAFEFVANNLTQNVTASSASRIDRRLLRDIDDPFELEHAEFKKLYRVSPDIVMGIADRLHENLRGQRISAISEEKQVLCALRFYATGCYQRPVGEQWGISMSQSSISRCIHRVTDAINEKVLFDEIKFPMTQEERQAAKEVFSSAPAPFVGGTIGAIDCTHVSILAPKVHEEAYVNHHGYHSINVQMICDPNLKILNVNAKFPGARHDAYIWSSCAARRAMQRAHENGNRHMFLIGDSGYPLEPWLMTPLPNQPEGTPKFRYNETLCKARNPIERSFGVLKGTWRCLSRQRVLLYEPGFAGKIVNACSTLHNIRLREQSFDIDDIDPILVEHAVTNSEETFNSISSAGKRVQERLIANVFS encoded by the exons atggcATTTGAGTTTGTAGCGAATAATTTAACGCAAAATGTAACAGCGTCGAGTGCATCAAGAATAGATAGGCGCTTGCTCAGGGATATCGATGATCCTTTTGAGCTTGAGCATGCAGAATTCAAAAAACTGTACCGCGTATCTCCGGATATTGTGATGGGAATTGCTGATCGGCTACACGAAAATCTAAGAGGACAGAGGATCTCAGCAATATCGGAAGAGAAACAG GTTTTGTGTGCCTTACGTTTTTATGCCACTGGATGTTATCAACGGCCTGTAGGAGAACAGTGGGGAATTTCGATGAGCCAGTCTTCCATCAGCCGATGTATCCATAGGGTGACTGATGCAATAAACGAGAAAGTGCTTTTCGACGAAATCAAGTTTCCTATGACGCAGGAAGAACGACAAGCTGCCAAAGAGGTATTTTCGTCAGCACCTGCGCCCTTCGTTGGAGGAACGATAGGAGCGATTGACTGTACGCACGTTTCCATTTTAGCTCCAAAAGTTCATGAGGAAGCGTACGTTAATCATCATGGATATCATTCCATAAATGTGCAAATG ATATGTgatccaaatttaaaaattttaaatgtgaaTGCCAAGTTTCCGGGAGCACGTCATGACGCATATATTTGGAGTAGTTGTGCAGCTCGGCGAGCAATGCAGAGAGCCCATGAAAATGGGAATCGTCATATGTTTTTAATAG GTGATTCTGGGTACCCATTAGAGCCGTGGCTTATGACACCACTACCGAACCAGCCTGAGGGTACTCCCAAGTTTCGATATAACGAGACTTTATGCAAAGCTCGAAATCCCATCGAGAGATCCTTTGGTGTTTTGAAAGGAACTTGGAGATGTCTTTCACGGCAAAGAGTTCTTTTGTATGAACCGGGCTTCGCCGGGAAAATTGTAAATGCTTGCTCAACATTACACAATATTCGTTTGCGTGAGCAGAGCTTTGACATTGATGACATCGACCCAATTTTGGTGGAACATGCTGTGACCAACTCAGAAGAAACCTTTAACTCGATATCTTCAGCTGGAAAACGGGTCCAAGAGAGACTCATAGCAAATGTTTTCTCCTGA